A genomic window from Hypomesus transpacificus isolate Combined female chromosome 15, fHypTra1, whole genome shotgun sequence includes:
- the traf4a gene encoding TNF receptor-associated factor 4a, protein MPGFDYKFLEKPKRRFQCPLCSKAMREPVQVSTCGHRFCDTCLQEFLSEGVFKCPEDQLPLDYAKVQYRQNYTHTNPDVLLTGAIKTTLIHNIYIYPRASSVCTPTAVFPGNALSVDSQHRLSLSVPQNHQYHCPRFPVQCPNQCGTPNIAREDLANHVKENCGSALVLCPFKDAGCKHRCPKLAIGRHLEDTTKSHLTMMCNLVGRQRQEILEMRREMEELSVSHDGVLIWKLSDYSRKLQEAKLRNNHEFFSPPFYTHRYGYKLQVSAFLNGNGSGEGSHLSIYIRVLPGEYDNLLEWPFSYKVTFSILDQSDPSLSKAQHITETFNPDPNWKNFQKPCSTRNSLDESTLGFGYPKFISHEEIKKRNYVRDNSVFLKASIEIPQKIMA, encoded by the exons ATGCCGGGGTTTGATTACAAGTTTCTGGAGAAACCGAAGAGACGCTTTCAATGTCCCTTGTGCAGTAAAGCAATGCGCGAGCCTGTTCAAGTCTCTACCTGTGGCCACCGATTTTGTGACACATGTCTGCAAGAATTTTTAAG TGAAGGGGTCTTCAAATGCCCAGAGGACCAACTGCCCTTAGACTATGCCAAGGTACAGTACCGTCAAAACTACACTCATACCAACCCAGATGTTCTACTTACAGGAGCTATCAAAACTACACTCatacataacatttacattta CCCCCGTGCCAGCTCAGTGTGCACGCCCACTGCTGTTTTCCCTGGCAATGCCCTATCCG TCGATTCTCAAcatcgtctgtctctctctgtccctcagaaCCACCAGTACCACTGCCCACGGTTCCCTGTCCAGTGCCCAAACCAGTGTGGTACACCCAACATCGCCAGGGAGGATCTGGCGAACCATGTGAAGGAGAATTGCGGCAGTGCCCTGGTCCTCTGCCCGTTCAAAGATGCAGGCTGCAAGCACAGG TGCCCCAAGCTGGCGATCGGCCGCCACCTGGAAGacaccaccaagtcccaccTGACCATGATGTGCAACCTGGTGGGCCGCCAACGCCAGGAGATcctggagatgaggagggagatggaggagctgtCCGTCAGTCACGACGGAGTCCTCATCTGGAAGCTCAGCGACTACTCCCGCAAACTCCAGGAGGCTAAGCTCCGGAACAACCACGAGTTCTTCAGCCCACCCTTCTACACCCATCGCTATGGCTACAAGCTGCAGGTGTCGGCCTTCTTGAACGGAAACGGCAGCGGGGAGGGTTCCCACCTGTCTATCTATATCCGGGTGCTCCCAGGGGAGTACGACAACCTGTTGGAATGGCCCTTCTCCTACAAGGTGACCTTCTCCATCCTGGACCAGAGCGACCCGTCGTTGTCCAAGGCCCAGCACATTACGGAGACCTTCAACCCGGACCCCAACTGGAAGAACTTCCAGAAACCCTGCAGCACCCGCAACTCGCTGGACGAGAGCACCCTGGGGTTTGGTTACCCCAAGTTCATCTCCCACGAAGAGATTAAGAAGAGGAACTACGTTCGAGATAACTC